One Gammaproteobacteria bacterium DNA window includes the following coding sequences:
- the mraY gene encoding phospho-N-acetylmuramoyl-pentapeptide-transferase, with amino-acid sequence MLYFLAQFLEKYYHPFQVFHYLTLRSILSSLTALIISLVVGPVMIRKLTYYQVGQSVRDDGPQTHLKKAGTPTMGGALILVAIAISILLWGDLTNAYVWLVTLVTLGFGVIGWIDDYQKLIYKNSKGLSARKRLFWESLITLSAVIFLYVTATVPVETSLVIPFLKNVMLPLGFLYIIFSYCVVVGCSNAVNLTDGLDGLAILPTVMVAGALGVFAYLSGHAQFAPYLTIPYLSGVGEVAVFCSAIVGAGLGFLWFNTYPAQVFMGDVGALGLGAALGIVAVVVRQELVLMIMGGVFVMETVSVILQVASFKLTGKRIFRMAPLHHHFELIGWPEPRVIVRFWIISFVLVLLGLASLKIR; translated from the coding sequence ATGTTATATTTTTTAGCCCAATTTTTGGAAAAATATTATCATCCTTTTCAAGTGTTCCACTATTTAACATTGCGTTCAATTTTAAGTAGTTTAACCGCACTGATTATTTCTTTGGTCGTTGGTCCCGTGATGATCCGAAAATTAACCTATTATCAAGTAGGCCAATCTGTTCGTGATGATGGTCCTCAAACGCATTTAAAAAAAGCAGGAACACCTACCATGGGTGGCGCTTTAATTTTAGTTGCCATAGCGATCAGCATTTTACTGTGGGGTGATTTAACGAACGCGTACGTTTGGTTGGTGACGCTAGTGACTTTGGGTTTTGGTGTGATCGGTTGGATAGATGATTACCAAAAGCTAATTTATAAAAATAGTAAAGGGCTTTCTGCGAGAAAACGATTGTTTTGGGAATCTTTAATTACTTTATCGGCAGTGATATTTTTATATGTTACTGCTACAGTGCCTGTAGAAACTTCTCTTGTTATTCCCTTTTTAAAAAATGTCATGTTGCCACTGGGTTTTTTGTACATTATTTTTTCGTATTGCGTTGTTGTGGGTTGTAGTAATGCTGTTAATTTGACGGATGGTCTTGATGGTTTAGCTATTTTACCAACTGTGATGGTCGCAGGTGCATTGGGCGTATTTGCGTATCTTTCTGGTCACGCGCAATTTGCTCCTTATTTGACGATTCCTTATCTTTCCGGTGTGGGTGAGGTTGCCGTATTTTGTTCGGCGATTGTTGGTGCTGGTTTAGGTTTTTTATGGTTCAACACGTATCCTGCGCAAGTTTTTATGGGCGATGTGGGTGCTTTAGGTTTAGGTGCGGCATTGGGGATCGTGGCCGTTGTTGTCAGACAAGAATTAGTGTTGATGATCATGGGCGGTGTTTTTGTGATGGAAACCGTTTCAGTGATTCTACAGGTGGCTTCGTTTAAGCTCACGGGTAAACGAATTTTTAGGATGGCACCGCTTCATCATCATTTTGAGTTGATTGGATGGCCTGAACCTCGTGTGATTGTTCGATTTTGGATTATTAGTTTTGTGTTAGTGTTATTAGGATTAGCTTCGCTCAAGATTAGGTAA
- a CDS encoding UDP-N-acetylmuramoyl-tripeptide--D-alanyl-D-alanine ligase, with protein MTTVKKCAEILSAELIGDHTVNYKGVSIDSRTIKSGELFVAIKGENFDGHNFTHDAEMNGAAAILVSTKADVKIPQIIVSDTIQAFGELARWHREQFHIPVIAVTGSCGKTTTKAMLASIFSGLGKTLSPVSSFNNNIGLPLTILQLDESYKTVVLELGANHPGEIAGLVKIAQPDVAAVTIIAPVHLEGFGTIENIAAAKGEIFSDSNKNSIAVVNHDDPLSKLWQQQLAGKRVIRFGQQMNAEVSAKDVILNAQGCPEFTLVTTAGEIRIELPVIGEHNINNALTACACAIACDVKLEDIKKGLEHMSPVSKRMIRHELSNGAVLIDDTYNANPLAFKAALKVLQQTGMPTALVMGDMGELGPESEKIHRDVGTWVQEAGINQFFTYGKLSAYASAAYGSSAQHFTDIQELVTVLKPILNEKKVMLVKGSRSMRMENVVAALLNQQG; from the coding sequence ATGACTACTGTAAAAAAATGTGCCGAAATTTTATCGGCTGAATTAATAGGTGATCACACGGTTAACTATAAAGGTGTGAGTATTGATTCACGTACAATAAAATCGGGTGAGCTATTTGTAGCGATCAAAGGTGAGAATTTTGATGGGCACAATTTTACACATGACGCAGAGATGAACGGAGCAGCGGCTATTTTAGTGAGCACGAAAGCTGATGTGAAAATACCACAAATTATTGTGTCTGATACAATTCAGGCCTTTGGTGAATTAGCACGTTGGCATCGTGAACAATTTCATATTCCAGTAATTGCTGTGACAGGTAGTTGTGGGAAAACAACGACAAAAGCAATGTTGGCCAGTATTTTTTCTGGTTTAGGTAAAACATTAAGCCCTGTCAGCAGTTTTAATAATAATATCGGATTACCGTTAACGATATTACAGTTAGATGAGTCTTATAAAACAGTGGTTCTTGAGTTGGGTGCTAATCACCCTGGAGAAATAGCGGGGCTTGTAAAAATTGCTCAGCCGGATGTGGCGGCAGTCACAATAATTGCGCCTGTGCATTTAGAAGGATTTGGTACGATAGAAAATATTGCGGCGGCAAAAGGAGAAATTTTTTCAGATTCGAATAAAAACAGTATTGCTGTTGTGAATCATGATGATCCGCTCTCTAAATTATGGCAGCAACAATTGGCGGGTAAACGAGTGATTCGCTTTGGGCAGCAAATGAATGCGGAAGTGAGTGCAAAAGATGTTATTTTGAATGCACAAGGTTGTCCGGAATTTACGTTAGTCACAACAGCAGGTGAAATTCGAATTGAATTGCCAGTGATCGGTGAGCATAATATTAATAATGCGCTGACTGCTTGTGCGTGTGCTATTGCGTGTGACGTGAAGCTCGAAGATATTAAGAAAGGTTTGGAGCATATGTCCCCTGTGTCAAAACGAATGATTCGTCATGAATTATCTAATGGGGCTGTTTTAATTGATGATACATATAATGCAAATCCACTGGCATTTAAAGCTGCATTAAAAGTACTGCAGCAAACTGGAATGCCAACGGCTTTAGTCATGGGTGATATGGGGGAGTTGGGACCAGAATCAGAAAAAATACACCGTGATGTTGGAACGTGGGTTCAAGAAGCGGGTATTAATCAATTTTTCACTTACGGAAAATTATCAGCGTATGCTTCTGCCGCATATGGGTCTTCAGCCCAACATTTTACGGATATTCAAGAACTGGTGACGGTGTTGAAGCCTATATTGAATGAGAAGAAGGTGATGCTAGTGAAAGGTTCGCGTTCTATGCGAATGGAAAATGTTGTAGCCGCTCTTTTGAATCAGCAAGGATAA
- a CDS encoding RimK/LysX family protein: MLEGSEKSKTSTLLIGWHEWCSLPDLGIPAIKAKIDTGARTSALHAFDIKTSHYENQNRVHFSIHPVQGNTKIVIQCHAPIVDERYIMSSSGHKELRCVILTKLVLGDITQEIQLTLSDRDPLRFRMLLGREALSKNLIINPGRSLCLGRVTKHELRTIYHYPK, translated from the coding sequence ATGTTAGAGGGATCTGAAAAATCAAAAACAAGTACACTTCTGATTGGATGGCACGAATGGTGTTCGCTACCTGACCTCGGCATCCCTGCAATTAAAGCGAAAATTGATACTGGCGCAAGAACATCCGCTTTACATGCCTTCGACATAAAAACCTCTCATTATGAAAATCAAAATCGCGTCCATTTTTCTATTCACCCTGTTCAAGGAAATACGAAAATTGTTATACAATGTCACGCCCCTATTGTTGATGAACGTTACATCATGAGTTCGAGCGGACACAAAGAATTACGCTGTGTTATTTTAACGAAATTAGTTTTGGGTGATATTACTCAAGAAATTCAACTGACATTATCCGACCGAGACCCTTTACGATTTCGCATGCTGCTCGGACGCGAAGCCCTTTCAAAAAATCTGATCATTAATCCTGGACGTTCTCTTTGTTTAGGCAGAGTCACAAAACATGAACTGAGAACGATATATCATTACCCGAAATAA
- a CDS encoding succinylglutamate desuccinylase/aspartoacylase family protein: MTSSSDTIFINEIPVELGDRRIITIDMPKLYDCTPITMPIHVIRGEKPGPVLCVVAAIHGDEINGIEVIKLLLKKPQLKSIVGTLIAVPIVNIYGFLYQTRYLMDRRDLNRSFPGSFSGSLAARLAHLVMSEVITQATHIVDLHTGSLHRSNYPQIRANLTDKNTQKIAKAFNSPVILHSEGPQGSLRFAAEEKNIPIIVYEAGEALRFNDTAIKIGIKGVLNVMQELKMIRSAEKKPKNHSLVAQASYWVRSPHSGITRPFKTLGDIVKEGELLATISNPVGDEEYHVIAPHAGMIIGKSNIPTVHDGAALFHIATFEKLKHIDDEIINRQISLDPNLDASEMAHGQPL; the protein is encoded by the coding sequence ATGACATCATCTTCTGACACGATTTTCATTAATGAAATACCCGTCGAATTAGGTGATCGACGAATTATTACGATCGATATGCCTAAATTATACGATTGCACACCCATTACAATGCCTATTCATGTAATCCGCGGAGAAAAACCTGGCCCTGTACTTTGCGTAGTCGCTGCAATTCATGGCGATGAAATTAACGGCATTGAAGTCATTAAACTGCTGTTAAAAAAACCGCAATTAAAATCAATTGTTGGCACACTGATAGCAGTACCTATCGTCAATATTTATGGATTTCTTTATCAAACTCGTTACCTGATGGACCGTCGCGATTTAAATCGTAGTTTTCCCGGGTCGTTTTCGGGCTCTCTGGCTGCTCGTTTAGCACATTTAGTGATGAGCGAAGTCATCACTCAAGCCACTCATATTGTAGATCTACACACAGGTTCTTTACACAGAAGCAATTACCCACAAATTCGAGCAAATCTCACCGATAAAAACACTCAAAAAATAGCGAAAGCTTTTAACTCGCCCGTTATTTTACATTCGGAGGGCCCACAAGGCTCATTACGATTTGCAGCAGAAGAGAAAAACATTCCCATCATTGTTTACGAAGCTGGCGAAGCACTTCGATTTAATGATACGGCTATTAAAATTGGAATTAAAGGCGTATTGAATGTAATGCAAGAATTAAAAATGATTCGTTCAGCTGAAAAAAAACCAAAAAACCATTCGCTCGTTGCTCAAGCCAGCTATTGGGTTCGATCACCACACAGTGGAATCACTCGCCCCTTTAAAACACTTGGAGATATCGTAAAAGAAGGTGAACTCTTGGCAACAATTTCTAATCCCGTTGGCGATGAAGAGTATCATGTGATTGCACCTCACGCAGGAATGATAATTGGAAAAAGCAATATTCCAACCGTACACGATGGTGCAGCATTATTTCATATTGCCACATTCGAAAAACTTAAACACATTGATGATGAAATTATAAACAGACAAATCTCTCTCGATCCGAATTTGGATGCGAGCGAAATGGCACATGGTCAACCACTCTAG
- the rimK gene encoding 30S ribosomal protein S6--L-glutamate ligase: MDIAILSRNEDLYSTRRLLEAAEARGHNVSVIDYARCYMNIASRNPSIHYKGNELEPFDAIIPRISPKRTFYGAAVVRHFETMGTFSINPSIAITRSRDKLRSLQLLARKGVGLPITGFANSPSDVDDLIEMVGGAPLIIKLIEGTQGVGVVLAETLNAAESVIQAFMGLSANIIVQEFIHEAKASDIRCFVVGDKVVAAMKRQADSGDFRSNIHRGGSATTIKITKHERETAIQAAKIMGLKMAGVDLLRSKRGPLVMEVNSSPGLQGIETTTGIDIADKIIEYIEKHSKPITRHSRYEG, translated from the coding sequence GACATCGCGATTTTATCTCGGAACGAAGACCTCTACTCAACCAGACGACTGCTAGAAGCCGCCGAAGCACGTGGCCATAATGTGTCTGTTATCGATTACGCCCGCTGCTACATGAATATCGCCTCACGTAACCCCAGCATTCATTACAAAGGTAATGAACTCGAACCTTTCGATGCCATTATTCCTCGCATCAGCCCAAAACGCACTTTTTATGGCGCTGCCGTAGTGCGACACTTTGAAACCATGGGAACCTTTAGCATTAATCCCTCAATTGCGATCACACGATCGCGTGATAAGTTACGTTCGCTTCAGTTATTGGCACGCAAAGGCGTCGGACTACCTATTACTGGATTTGCAAATTCACCCAGTGATGTTGACGATCTAATTGAAATGGTGGGCGGAGCTCCCCTCATTATTAAATTAATAGAAGGCACTCAAGGTGTAGGTGTTGTTTTAGCAGAAACATTAAACGCAGCAGAAAGCGTTATTCAAGCATTCATGGGATTAAGCGCAAACATTATTGTTCAAGAATTTATTCATGAAGCCAAAGCATCTGACATTCGCTGCTTTGTCGTAGGCGATAAAGTTGTTGCTGCAATGAAACGTCAAGCAGATTCTGGTGATTTTCGTTCCAACATTCATCGCGGTGGAAGTGCTACCACAATCAAAATTACAAAACACGAACGTGAAACGGCGATTCAAGCGGCTAAAATAATGGGATTAAAAATGGCTGGCGTGGATTTATTACGATCCAAACGCGGGCCTTTAGTCATGGAAGTTAATTCTTCACCTGGATTGCAAGGCATTGAAACAACAACAGGTATCGACATCGCAGATAAGATTATTGAATATATAGAAAAACATTCTAAGCCAATCACTCGACACAGTCGTTATGAAGGTTAG